TCGTTCACAAAACGCCTCGATGTCACGCGCTAAGGAGCGACAAACCGCCATTGAGAACTCATATTCACGTCTTATATAACCGCAGCACTCCTCTTTTAGTCCTCTCTTCACTATGCCTTCATAATCGTCCCTTTCGTTGGGCATTTTAGTCACCACATCAAAAATAACTATGCGCTCATACCAATCGAGATTGTCCTTCTTGACCGTGGACTTTACACGTAAAGCGTCATAAAGGTCTTGCAGGAGCTCAAACTGCGATATAGATATATAATCATGGATAATCATGGTTCCGAAATACGCCAGGTTCAAGGAATGGTTAAAGAAAGGTGCAGAGCTGCACGAGCATCGGTGGAAGACGAATAGAGACAAGACAACGCAGAAAAAATAAGCACGTATATTGCAGTATTGCCGGGCTATGAGAGCCTTGACTGGATTTTTTGCAACAAATATCAACGCTAATACCTATGATACGGTTCGCACTCCTCGTATTTGAGTGCATACTGTACAATGTCCAATGTCTGGCAGTTCTTCAAGGGGCGTCTTCCGTTCAGGCGAAGCATCGTCAAAACAGCGGTATTTGCAGTGATTGCGCTCTTCAGAGTGAAGGGTTTTTGGACGACAAAGGTCCACCTCCCGACAAGATTTATGAGGAGCTAATCGAAAAGATCGGCTATTTTGGTGGATTTAGCTTGTACAAGGGCTGTTAATGCAGCTTTTTGTTGTTTTTACTCTTTTTCTGTTGCTTAATTAACTGACTATCCGGGCATTGAAGTTTTTATGGAGAAAATATGCTCGATTATATTTATATATGCCAGAAACGCTTAAACTCTGTTCTTTTACTAATATCCCCCAAAGAGTATTCGGAGATACTGTCTAATTCGTTAACTTTATATATATTATGCCATTTTTATCTTTTACATTTAGATTTCTTACAGAAGGAGAAAGAAGAGATGAGGACTAAATCGCTGTGCCCCGAGTGTTTAAACGTTATAGATGCAGAGGTGTATGAATCAGATGGCAAAATATTGATACAGAAGAGATGTGAGAAGCATGGCGAGTTCGATGACATATACTGGTCTAATGCCTCGCTCTATTACAAATTCGCAAGATGGATGTACACTGGCAATGCCGGTATTAGAATTACGAACACAGAAAAGGGTTGCCCCTATGACTGCGGACTCTGTCCCGTGCATAAGAGCTCGACTATGCTTGCCATTATAGACCTCACGAATCGATGCAACCAGCACTGCCCGACCTGTTTTGCAAATGCCGCAGCATCCGGGTATCTATATGAACCAACAATGGAGCAATTGCGAGAGATGATGAAACTGCTCAGGAGTGAGGTGCCCCCATGTCCCGCGGTTCAATTTGCAGGTGGTGAGCCGACGATAAGGGAGGGTTTCATCGAGATCGTGAGAATGGCTCGTGGTATTGGATTCTCTCATATTCAGGTCGCTACAAACGGGATAGCACTGGCAAAGAGCGAGCAGTTCTGTCGTGACATGGCAGAGGCAGGCTTGCACACCGTATATTTGCAGTTTGACGGTGTTACCGAAGAGCCTTACAGGGTATTGAGGGGCATACCCGCATTGAAGACGAAGTTGAGGGCGATAGAAAACTGCCGTAAAGGCGGTCTAAAGAGCGTTGTACTTGTACCAACACTCGTTAAGGGTGTAAATGACCATCAGGTAGGTGATATGGTGAGATTCGCAGCCAGGAACCTGGATATAATACGGGGAGTGAATGCACAGCCAATCGCTTTTGAGGGCAGAGTAGATGAGGGCGAGCGAAAAAGCGGTAGGATAACGATTCCCGATTATATAAAAGCATTGGAGGAGCAGACAGATGGTGAGATACCACATGAAAGTTTCTATCCTGTTCCTTTTGTCATTGCTATCTCGCATTTCGTGGAAGCATGGAAAGGCATGCCACAATTAGAATTCTCGGTTCATCCTCACTGCGGTGCAGCAACGTACGTGTTTGTAGAGAACGGGAAGTTCATACCGATAACCGAGTTCGTGGATGTTGAAGGGCTGATGGAATTCATAGAAGAGCAAGCAGAGGAGATGAGCAAATCACGAATAGGGAAATTGAAGGCGATGGCGCGGATAATAACCCAGGGCAAGAAGTTCATAGACCATGAGAAGGCGCCTTCGGTATTTGATAAATTCACATTCACCGATATCCTGGATAAAGGCAATCGTGACTCTCTGGCAGAATTCCATCGCAAAGCACTCTTCATTGGTACTATGCACTTCCAGGACCCTTATAATTTCGATCTGGAACGGGTACAGAGGTGCGGTATCCATTATGTAACGCCCGATGGCAGGATAATTCCCTTCTGCTCATACAATGCTATCCATCGCCCTTCCGTAGAGAAGGCTTTCGCAACACCTCTTCATGTTCATTCACGTGCAACGGATGAATGATGAGTGACACGCTTTGGTTTGTATGGGCGTCTCATTTGCCTGCCGCACTTCAGGCATGTTGTTGTGATATAATCTCCCCTGAGGCGCACCCGCATATTTCTCCCGGGTATTAAGTAAGACTTACAGCTCTTACAGACCTGCATCTTTAAATACCAGGGGATTCTAACTCGATAACGCATTCCAATCTTGCGAGCAAGCTGGACGTATCTATCACTTCTGTCTTCTCTACCACGAGCTGCTTCCAGCTGCGCAAGCTCAAATAATCGCTTTATCCGGCGCAGTGCAATGTCCTTGAAACTCTCCTTAATTACCATGACTATCCCGCTGCCTCTTGTCTTGTTAATATTAATACATTAATACTCCCTCTCACCTATGAAATCCGCTATTTTCATAAGGAATTCCTTAGCATCTGCTCGGAAATCTGAGTCCTCAATCGCTTCTATTGCCCGCTCTGTGTTATCCCTGACCAATTGTTTCGAATAATCGAATGAGCCCGTTCTCTTCACTATTTCCCTGACCGCTTCTATCTCATCCACTGTAATATGCTCATTGCCCATGGTTCTTAAGATAAATCGCCGCTCATCATCCTTGCATCTCTCCAGTGCATGCAGAATCAGCAGTGTCTTCTTCCCTTCACGTATATCAGAACCTACCGGCTTGCCTATCTTGGCCTCCCTGCCGAATAAACCCAGTATATCATCCTGTATCTGGAATGCAATGCCAAGAGGAATGCCATACTCGCTCATGACCTGCAAATCCCTCTTTTTTGCTCCCGCCAGAATAGCACCGATCTGAAGTGGCCCCTCTATTGTATAACTCGCAGTTTTGAGTCTATGTATCATTAAAATCTCATCAGTGGTAATACTTCCCTTTCTCTCCGACATTATATCCATGATCTGTCCATACCCCACATTTCTCACTATCTCCAGGTACTTGCACAAAGCTCGCCTGACATATCGAGCATCGAAATTTGAATTTGCCAGCACTTCTTCACCGTATGCCTCCAGCAGGTCACCGGTAAGAATAGCCATATTCTCACCAAATCTAACCGATTTCGTACTACCATATTCGCGTTCACAGATATCCTTATAGAGTACGTGAAACGTGGGCTTGCCTCTTCTCAGTTCATCCTCATCCATTATATCATCGTGAATTAGCAGATAGCTCTGCATCAACTCAATAGAGATTGAGGCATCTATAATAGCTCTCTCATCACCGTCAGAGAGGCACTTATAACCATAGATGAAGAATATGGGTCTGAGTCTCTTACCTCCCCGTAATGTATATTTGGTGGCGTTGACCACCACATCCCTTACATCTGGTGAAATCCCGGCTGCTTCTTCTATCTTATTAGCCAGGAAAGATTCCAGATGCCTGTTTATCTTCTCCCGGTAATCGGAAATTATAGTGTTTATATTCACTTATCTATCACCACCTTTATTTTATCTGATACAAATACAATTGTTTATGTTATTTGTGTATGTGTGATGTAGATGTATAATAGAAAAGAAAAAACCCATCTTCTTCCAGAGCTAAGGCAAAAAATAGCCTTTAAAGTTGCAATTCCAATTGCAATTCTAAGTTTAATACTCATATTCGCTTTCGCTTTCGTTATTATTAACACTACAACCGCAGGTGCAAGAGATACGGATAGCCCCGTAGTTTACGTATTGCGAATAGAAGGTACAATAACAGAAGGCACAGCCATGGATGTACAGGAAGGCTTAGCGGAGGCGGAGGATGCGAATGCTGATGCGATTCTGATTGAACTCGATACACCAGGCGGACTCGTTGAGTCCACACTGAAGATAACAGAAGCGATAATGAATTCAAAAGTGCCAGTTATCACCTATGTAACGCCAAGGGGTGCGATAGCAGCCTCAGCAGGCTCTTTTATCCTCGTATCTGGCAATATCGCAGCAATGACACCGGGCACAACTATTGGGGCTGCAATGCCTGTCTCTATAGGCATAAGCGGCAGGAAGCCGGCGGATAACAA
The sequence above is drawn from the Methanophagales archaeon genome and encodes:
- a CDS encoding polyprenyl synthetase family protein, which codes for MNINTIISDYREKINRHLESFLANKIEEAAGISPDVRDVVVNATKYTLRGGKRLRPIFFIYGYKCLSDGDERAIIDASISIELMQSYLLIHDDIMDEDELRRGKPTFHVLYKDICEREYGSTKSVRFGENMAILTGDLLEAYGEEVLANSNFDARYVRRALCKYLEIVRNVGYGQIMDIMSERKGSITTDEILMIHRLKTASYTIEGPLQIGAILAGAKKRDLQVMSEYGIPLGIAFQIQDDILGLFGREAKIGKPVGSDIREGKKTLLILHALERCKDDERRFILRTMGNEHITVDEIEAVREIVKRTGSFDYSKQLVRDNTERAIEAIEDSDFRADAKEFLMKIADFIGEREY
- a CDS encoding radical SAM protein translates to MRTKSLCPECLNVIDAEVYESDGKILIQKRCEKHGEFDDIYWSNASLYYKFARWMYTGNAGIRITNTEKGCPYDCGLCPVHKSSTMLAIIDLTNRCNQHCPTCFANAAASGYLYEPTMEQLREMMKLLRSEVPPCPAVQFAGGEPTIREGFIEIVRMARGIGFSHIQVATNGIALAKSEQFCRDMAEAGLHTVYLQFDGVTEEPYRVLRGIPALKTKLRAIENCRKGGLKSVVLVPTLVKGVNDHQVGDMVRFAARNLDIIRGVNAQPIAFEGRVDEGERKSGRITIPDYIKALEEQTDGEIPHESFYPVPFVIAISHFVEAWKGMPQLEFSVHPHCGAATYVFVENGKFIPITEFVDVEGLMEFIEEQAEEMSKSRIGKLKAMARIITQGKKFIDHEKAPSVFDKFTFTDILDKGNRDSLAEFHRKALFIGTMHFQDPYNFDLERVQRCGIHYVTPDGRIIPFCSYNAIHRPSVEKAFATPLHVHSRATDE